The genomic window TCGGTCGGCGACTGCAGCGGCTGGCGCTGCTTCTTGCGGTAGGTGTTGATGAACGTGTTGGTGAGGATCCGGTAGAGCCACGCCTTGAGGTTGGTGCCCTCCTGGAACTGGTGGAAGGCGGCGAAGGCCTTGACGAAGGTCTCCTGCACCAGGTCCTCGGCGTCGGCGGGGTTGCGCGTCATGCGCAGCGCGGCCGCGTAGAGCTGGTCCAGGAAGGGCAGGGCGTCGCGCTCGAAGCGCGCACTGCGCTCCTCGCTGGTCTCCTGCTCGACCGTGCTCACCGCCTTCTCCGGATCGGACGCCGACTCTACAGACGCAGGACGTACGACGGATCCGGTGCTCGCCCCGCCTGTAGCCAGCCGGCCCGCGGGTCGGGTCGTCGGTGTCCGCGGAGCCGGCCGCG from Mycobacteriales bacterium includes these protein-coding regions:
- a CDS encoding sigma-70 family RNA polymerase sigma factor produces the protein MATGGASTGSVVRPASVESASDPEKAVSTVEQETSEERSARFERDALPFLDQLYAAALRMTRNPADAEDLVQETFVKAFAAFHQFQEGTNLKAWLYRILTNTFINTYRKKQRQPLQSPTDEITDWQIAAAEAHTSTGLRSAEMEALDHLPDSDVKDALQKLPEDFRMAVYLADVEGFAYKEIAEMLDIPIGTVMSRLHRGRKGLEKRLHDFVTEQHLITTEAGS